The proteins below come from a single Malus sylvestris chromosome 3, drMalSylv7.2, whole genome shotgun sequence genomic window:
- the LOC126615230 gene encoding 60S ribosomal protein L10, producing MGRRPARCYRQIKNKPYPKSRFCRGVPDPKIRIYDVGMKKKGVDEFPFCIHLVSWEKENVSSEALEAARIACNKYMTKFAGKDTFHLRVRVHPFHVLRINKMLSCAGADRLQTGMRGAFGKPLGTCARVAIGQVLLSVRCKESNKSHAAEALRRAKFKFPGRQKIIESRKWGFTKFNRTDYVRLKSEGRIIPDGVNAKLLGCHGSLALRRPGGAFIDAAVN from the exons ATGGGGAGAAGACCCGCTAGATGCTACCGCCAGATCAAGAACAAGCCCTACCCGAAATCCCGCTTCTGCCGCGGTGTGCCAGACCCGAAGATCCGAATCTATGACGTCGGCATGAAGAAGAAGGGCGTCGACGAGTTCCCCTTCTGCATCCACCTCGTCTCCTGGGAGAAGGAAAACGTTTCCAGCGAGGCTCTCGAGGCGGCGCGAATTGCATGCAACAAGTACATGACCAAGTTCGCCGGCAAGGATACCTTCCACCTGAGGGTTAGGGTTCACCCCTTCCATGTCCTCCGAATCAACAAGATGCTTTCGTGCGCCGGAGCCGATAGGCTTCAGACTGGTATGCGCGGAGCTTTCGGGAAGCCGCTAGGTACTTGCGCTAGGGTTGCTATTGGACAGGTCCTGCTCTCTGTGCGTTGCAAGGAAAGCAACAAGAGCCACGCCGCTGAGGCCCTCCGCCGTGCCAAGTTCAAGTTTCCAGGCCGCCAAAAGATCATCGAGAGCAGAAAATG GGGATTCACCAAGTTCAACAGAACTGACTATGTGAGGTTGAAGTCTGAGGGTCGTATCATACCTGATGGTGTCAATGCCAAG CTTTTGGGATGCCATGGATCTTTGGCATTGCGTCGCCCTGGTGGAGCATTCATTGATGCTGCTGTGAACTGA